The Trichomycterus rosablanca isolate fTriRos1 chromosome 19, fTriRos1.hap1, whole genome shotgun sequence region cgTACTGTACTGGGACATTGCACgccattaaataaaacattaatgcaCACTAATGCACAGTGACATAATAAAGGAAATATCAATTACATCTGTCAAGATACATAATCTAAATGGTTTAACAAGACACAAATATAAATACGAAGTAACTACTAGACTGGTTTCTACATCTTTAAGCATGTAATATTTCATTTGACAATGGAGAATCCAAAACATGATGTTATTATAGAGTTTTGATCTCTATAAATGAGTTTTGATTTTACATTATTTGAAAATTCAAGCTAATATTGGTTGTTTAGTACAGGTCCTGTAGTTGCTACTTCATGTTTAGTTTTTGATGAGCCACTTATTGCAGTTTATTATGGACAATAAGGTTGCAcaacatacattttatttttggtaataggaaacgctgcacagaattgACTTTGAATCCACTAAAATGATTCCTCCTACCTGAATCAGAATTGGAATCGACTCACACACTTCGGCACATACTCACTGGTCTGTGACGCTCGTTCTGGTGAAGCGCGCCCCCGTTGGTCAAGCCAAGCAGTAAAAACGCATTGACCGATCTTCAAATACAGTATGTTAACTTATTTCTGTATATGAGGTGAACTACCTATGGTGTACTGGGTATGTTTACATACCACAGCCTAATCACACCaatttaataaagcaataagccacgagagaccgtgtgttactgcgattttatccgCTTCGtgccaaaacatccttccctgtgataaaatcatagcagtattattgcttattgcttttataaaatggtggtcaacataaaatataataagatacaacaatgttcaatttataaaaggttttaaaatcaattataaaaggtataaaatcagttttttattatgtattaaaaggtaaaagtgtcgatataagagttgtagtatgtaatgtgagTTACACTCGATAAAATACAACTCGGAGCaaattgataaatattttaaaagctattgaagttattaatatgctgaatacttccAATGCTAttgaagaaataaacaaaaatctgtgttttattatgtgTTCAAagttaaaagtgtcagtataagagttgtagtgtgtaatgtgggttacacttgatacttGATGAAAATACAActtttttggagcaatttgatgaataatttaaaagctattgaagttattaatatgctgaatacttttaaTGCtattgaaaatataaataaaaatcagttttttattatgtgttcaaagttaaaagtgtcagtataagagttgtagtatgtaatgtgggtcacacttgataaaatacaacttgttttggagcaatttgatgaacaTTTTAGAAGCTATTGAAGTtcttaatatgctgaatacttttaatgctattgaagtcatgaacaaaaatctgtttttattatgtaataaaaggtaaaagtgtcagtatacgagttgtagtgtgtaatgtgggttacacttgataaaatacatttatgcctttatgtattaaaaggtaaTAGTGTCAGTATAGTTGGTTAGATTTAAAAACAACTTTTTAGCTTGTTTAAATTTAATAGACTAGAAATTAATTCCATAAAATGTTAAAGTAGTCTTGTTCTAATGAACTCGTGGGAATGAATAGTGTCTTGTCCACCTGATTATCAagtgacacgtgggcagcaagccgcatgcatcttattacccacacattgacgagcgttgcaccacctagcgttgtgtacggagagacacaccctaagagcactccttcctcatctctgtgcaggcgcctctaatcagccagcagaggtcgtaattgcaccagtctgacagagagagaccccatccggcttagtcccgcccatctgaacaacaggccaatcgttgttcatgtggccgctcagccgtcagctggcaaggcagagctgagattctatacgatgtattcgagatcccagcctggttgcagcgtgtgtttttaccgctgcaccacctgagcagcccaggTGTGGAAGATCTGTTAAAATAACTTTAATCAAGGTTTGGAAAACTATTATTGTCTTAATTCGCTCCTGTTACACAACTAACATTCAGTGGAGTATGTACCTCTCTAAGTTAAAAGCACTAGAATAAGACTCATGGGATCAAGGGTAGGATTGTAGTGTTGTCCTAAAATATAAGCCATTATATTTCAGCTATTGGCTAAAACATGCTTAGAATCGCTGCTCTAAAGTGAAAATTTTGGTTTGTTTCGACTGTGATTAATACACGAGTGGAAATCTAGGGAATTATGACATCTTGTGCCAAACCTGAAAACATTCATCTCAAAATGTGTAGAACCTCCAGCCCTGTGGAGGCGATGAAGAGCTGAGTGGGTCAACAGATTGTCGGAAACGTAAAGGACGAGGGACTTAACATGATCATTCTGAATAATAGTTAAACACGGTTGTTTGCTATTTGTAAgtaatgtaatatataaaatatataaatacataatatataaaaagCAAGTGGATTTATTATATTGCGTGCACGGTAGGTTCTATATTCTTGTATATATCGAAGTGTTAAACCAGTAAATTAATGTTGCATGTAAAAGAGCTGTCTTGTTCTAAACTGCACTAAAGTaaacataaattaaaacaaactttTGCTATACATGCCAAACATTGGCATCTCCAAACTccgaattatttattaataactctTTTAGTTGTACATGCTTACACAGGTTTAAGGTCTGTGCCTATGActcatgttattattatttatttatttatttatttatttacaatttagcTGTATGGAAACACCTATGGCCACAACATCTGAAGAAGGTGTCACGACATGGGTATCAGTAAGTCCTGCTGGTCTTTGGGAGGTACAAAGGAAATGGATAGGACAGAGAAAAGGAGGAGACCATACACCTCTATTAGGATCTATATGTAAGATCCTAGTATCTCTCCAGAACGACCCTAAGCAGAATACCCAACCACAGACCTTGAATAAGACAGAGCCGGTGGTTAGTTCTGAGTCGGTGAAAGTCACAGAGCATCCTCGCTCACCGGATTCAGTGCTGCAGGTTCCACTTGACAGTTGGGTCCTGTTGCGCATGGGTGAGGGACACTGTGACATTATAGAGGCCTGTCTGGAAGGAATGAGGGCTGGAGAGACCGGTCAGGTCAGTTTAATTCTCTCTTATTCTTTACATATTTGTTCTTAAGTTAATACTGTATTGTGGTTGTGATCATGGGTGGTATTCATGTTCCAGAAGGACTGAAAACACTACATTTAGTTATTTTGGCCAGATGTCATTTTCTGTAATTAAATGCTCTGACATGATTTTTATTCAGAATATAAGAGAAATGTAGTCAGTAGTTTATGAATTTTTActgaattattttctttttgcagCTCACAGTAAATGCTTATCAAGGGAATTTCAAACCAGTATGCAGTGATGCCCATTCTTCCCAGTCAGAGAATACTGCAAAAAATGGACAGTCTAACCAGTGTTTTCTTCTTCACCTTCACTCATTTACCCCTGGGATGGAGTCTTGGCAGATGTCCCCCACAGAAAAATGGGGCTGGGCTCTATCTCATAAACAACGGGGCAGCCAGCGGTTTAGCAAAGGAGACATTTGGGGGGCAGCGCATTCCTACTGCAGTGCTGTTAAACTGGTCATCACACTAAAGGGACATACCAGAGATAAAAAAGGAGAACACTTGGAGGTGAATAAATGTGGAAACCAAGATTCAAAAGATTTGactacacaaaataaaaaagaagaaatgaatACAGACAAAGAGCTAATAGTTACCCAAGTACCAACTGAGGAGGAGTATAGAACTATGAAAGCAGAACTCCACTCCAATCTTTCCCTGTGCCAGCTCAAGCTTGGTCAGCCGGCAAAGGCCAAGGACAGCAGCAGGAAAGCCACTGTACTTGATCCAGCCAGTATTAAAGCCTGGTATCGTTTTGGCCAAGCGTGCCTGCAGTTGGAGGACTTTGAGGAGTCACGTCAAGCGTTTGGAAAGGTCTTAGAACTCCAGCCAGATTCTGCCTCAGCACAAAAAGCCTTGAAACAAGTGAACATAAAAGCGAAAGAGTTTAACAGTAAACTTGGACAAAGGTTAAGCAAAATGTTCATGTAAGGATTTGCACAAGATTTAGAGTAAAAGGTAAAGgatcaaaacataaaaataccaAATGTGTAATTGAAATAAGCGTGTGCAATCCATAGTATACTTAAATGTGACATGCATTTTGAACAACACACTGTCACCTTTATTGTTCTGGAACCAACTAACAGTAATGTTGCCTTATGCATGATGGATGTatgctaataaaaacatttatatttattaatacaaagATATAGTCTgtgtatttgcatttttgtaGCATAATTGAAATGAATtgaaacacatacagtgtatcacaaaagtgagtacacccctcacatttctgcaaatatttcattatatcttttcatgggacaacactat contains the following coding sequences:
- the fkbpl gene encoding FK506-binding protein-like gives rise to the protein MATTSEEGVTTWVSVSPAGLWEVQRKWIGQRKGGDHTPLLGSICKILVSLQNDPKQNTQPQTLNKTEPVVSSESVKVTEHPRSPDSVLQVPLDSWVLLRMGEGHCDIIEACLEGMRAGETGQLTVNAYQGNFKPVCSDAHSSQSENTAKNGQSNQCFLLHLHSFTPGMESWQMSPTEKWGWALSHKQRGSQRFSKGDIWGAAHSYCSAVKLVITLKGHTRDKKGEHLEVNKCGNQDSKDLTTQNKKEEMNTDKELIVTQVPTEEEYRTMKAELHSNLSLCQLKLGQPAKAKDSSRKATVLDPASIKAWYRFGQACLQLEDFEESRQAFGKVLELQPDSASAQKALKQVNIKAKEFNSKLGQRLSKMFM